The following proteins are co-located in the candidate division WOR-3 bacterium genome:
- a CDS encoding adenylate/guanylate cyclase domain-containing protein, with amino-acid sequence MGIDNRSSVKPERRIVAVLFGDIKGFTSLSEFLDPEDLQELIDSIFRKFKEIIERNGGYLDKFIGDAVMAVFGAPVSYGDDARRAVITALAMQKHLEEVNTQRGTEVKMRIGINVGEVLWSSIAGEKPTVLGDTVNVAQRIEDIAEPGKVYVTDSVVSLTFQNFYFKDVGTFKVKGREEPVKVFEVVGEKPVESEFSIRGRFKTPFVGREAEILELEKWVLDKSSKPGVHFCEITGEAGIGKTRLCSEFKERITTILPKAKVSFFRCDPIKQQPLYALRKILEDILSAVVPYSWKTQETISEYLQKNHALSKIDADILGERISTFLNGKMQFSDELIKEFLASMQGLFEFLAKDVVNFIIFLDDCQFIDSESRYFLNECSKKITLGNIIVLCISRESLGYFPVDFKMELKGLGEDFVKKVCSTILQVPADSISEEFFSVMLEKTKGNPYFIEELIYFLRDKGLLEFNPLRIKEEQYEIPGSINGLLVSAVDNLSEPLKEILKVASVIGRHFWRGVLEVIVGKSIGEELNELEKNGFIISQGKSFIQGDFEYIFKNELLREAVYSLITKKERERLHSLVAQQLEKVEAKDEYMLFMIAYHYERFGDTSKAALYYETAGDLAFSKGFYSYALQCYKNLRETPKSVYKIAQCLEGLGDFESSLSLLNSHIGEIAEGDTLRLKYKILISSIYEKLSRFEEAFSYLEEAVNSDDPEISSYANYKKAWVYWRIGDYESARKYVNVSIEIIEKYGLSTWDALRTLGADFNLLGNIEQVCKNYERAIYYYEKAKSIFEELGELTARAKILINLSQIYLGLWKFDVAEDYLQEALSVIKNSGSRFLLAIVMHNLGRVYFNKRALEKAKNSYLEARRIFLDLKLPSYVAESTINLVNVYLELFDFEKGKELLDSVIVNYPSLHPSRVAILFFLNGILNYRLGRFKEAKESFLKSEEMYVKLNDSEKLFQIKVYCAVLECLMENCEAAKKYLKEAKELEGYSDFSLRKAESILYAAGVSYLCKGEVDYLDYESLCSLREYIEKDSQELRLLWLALYSILKGKIEPEASHLIWEEPLRVLIDFSEFPVFKDPRSRGYFFGMLKERGAYLLLEFLRKFN; translated from the coding sequence ATGGGAATTGACAATAGATCCAGTGTTAAACCCGAAAGGAGGATAGTCGCCGTTTTGTTCGGTGACATTAAGGGGTTTACCTCTCTGTCTGAATTTCTTGACCCAGAGGATTTGCAGGAGCTGATTGACAGTATTTTTAGGAAGTTTAAGGAGATAATTGAGAGAAATGGTGGATATCTTGATAAATTCATAGGGGATGCAGTGATGGCGGTTTTCGGCGCGCCTGTTTCCTATGGAGACGATGCAAGGCGGGCCGTTATAACTGCGCTTGCCATGCAAAAGCACTTAGAAGAGGTGAATACTCAGAGAGGAACAGAAGTTAAGATGAGGATAGGGATCAATGTCGGAGAAGTATTGTGGTCTTCCATTGCGGGTGAAAAACCTACCGTTTTGGGCGATACAGTCAATGTTGCACAGAGAATCGAAGACATAGCTGAACCTGGGAAAGTATACGTAACTGATTCTGTCGTAAGTTTAACATTTCAGAATTTTTACTTTAAAGATGTAGGAACCTTTAAAGTTAAAGGCAGAGAAGAACCGGTGAAGGTGTTTGAAGTTGTAGGGGAGAAACCGGTGGAGAGTGAGTTCTCCATCCGCGGTCGTTTTAAGACACCTTTTGTAGGAAGGGAAGCTGAGATTTTAGAGCTGGAAAAATGGGTGTTGGACAAATCATCAAAACCGGGCGTCCATTTTTGCGAAATCACAGGAGAGGCGGGAATAGGGAAAACCAGGTTGTGCTCAGAATTTAAGGAGAGAATTACAACGATTTTACCGAAAGCTAAAGTATCTTTTTTTAGGTGCGATCCTATTAAACAGCAGCCTCTCTATGCCTTAAGAAAAATATTGGAAGATATATTATCAGCGGTAGTGCCCTATTCATGGAAAACTCAAGAGACTATATCTGAGTATCTACAGAAAAATCATGCTCTTTCGAAAATAGATGCAGACATTTTGGGGGAGAGAATATCCACCTTTCTTAATGGAAAAATGCAGTTTTCTGATGAATTAATTAAGGAGTTTTTAGCAAGCATGCAGGGATTATTCGAATTCCTGGCTAAGGATGTCGTTAACTTCATTATTTTTCTCGATGATTGCCAGTTTATTGATAGCGAGTCGCGATACTTTTTAAATGAGTGTTCAAAGAAGATTACCTTGGGGAATATTATCGTATTGTGTATTTCGAGGGAGTCCCTTGGGTATTTTCCCGTGGACTTTAAGATGGAACTGAAGGGGTTGGGGGAAGATTTTGTTAAAAAAGTTTGTTCTACAATCTTGCAGGTCCCGGCCGATTCAATCTCTGAGGAATTTTTTAGTGTAATGCTTGAAAAAACGAAAGGCAATCCTTATTTCATCGAAGAACTTATTTACTTTTTGAGAGACAAGGGGCTTCTGGAATTTAACCCTTTACGAATTAAAGAGGAACAATACGAGATTCCTGGGTCTATTAATGGACTGTTGGTTTCTGCAGTCGATAACCTTTCGGAACCCTTGAAGGAGATTTTGAAAGTTGCCTCGGTAATTGGAAGGCATTTCTGGCGGGGCGTACTGGAAGTAATAGTTGGAAAATCGATTGGGGAAGAGTTAAATGAACTGGAAAAAAATGGTTTTATTATTTCGCAGGGAAAGTCATTTATTCAGGGTGACTTCGAGTATATTTTTAAAAACGAGCTATTACGGGAGGCAGTTTATTCGTTAATAACCAAAAAGGAAAGAGAAAGGCTTCATAGTTTGGTTGCTCAGCAATTGGAAAAAGTTGAAGCTAAAGATGAATACATGCTTTTTATGATAGCCTATCATTATGAGAGATTTGGTGACACAAGTAAAGCAGCCCTTTATTATGAAACTGCTGGAGATCTCGCTTTTTCAAAAGGATTTTACTCTTATGCTTTACAGTGTTACAAAAATCTTAGAGAGACTCCAAAGTCTGTTTATAAAATAGCTCAGTGTCTTGAGGGTCTTGGTGATTTCGAAAGTTCCTTGAGTTTACTAAATTCTCATATTGGGGAGATTGCTGAGGGGGATACATTAAGGCTAAAGTACAAAATTCTAATTTCCAGTATTTACGAGAAGTTATCGAGGTTTGAGGAAGCTTTCAGTTATCTTGAAGAAGCCGTAAATTCTGATGATCCTGAAATCAGTTCATACGCCAACTATAAAAAAGCTTGGGTTTATTGGAGAATTGGAGATTACGAAAGTGCAAGAAAGTATGTTAATGTAAGTATTGAAATTATCGAAAAATATGGGTTGAGTACATGGGATGCCTTAAGGACGCTCGGTGCAGATTTTAATTTATTAGGCAACATTGAACAAGTTTGCAAAAATTATGAAAGGGCAATCTATTATTACGAAAAGGCCAAATCCATTTTTGAAGAGTTAGGTGAACTTACTGCACGGGCAAAAATTTTAATAAATTTAAGCCAGATATACCTTGGGTTGTGGAAATTTGATGTTGCAGAAGACTACCTGCAAGAAGCATTGTCTGTGATAAAAAATTCAGGAAGTAGATTCTTATTAGCAATTGTCATGCACAATTTAGGAAGAGTGTATTTCAATAAGAGAGCCCTTGAAAAAGCAAAGAATTCCTATTTAGAAGCAAGGAGAATTTTCCTTGATTTAAAATTGCCAAGTTATGTAGCTGAGTCTACAATAAATCTTGTAAATGTGTACCTTGAGTTATTTGATTTTGAGAAGGGAAAGGAACTCCTTGATTCAGTGATTGTAAATTATCCCAGTCTTCATCCCTCCCGCGTCGCCATCCTTTTCTTTTTGAACGGGATATTAAATTACAGGTTGGGAAGGTTTAAGGAAGCGAAGGAGTCTTTCTTAAAGTCAGAAGAAATGTACGTTAAGCTCAATGATAGCGAAAAACTTTTTCAGATAAAGGTTTACTGTGCTGTTTTAGAATGCTTGATGGAGAATTGTGAGGCTGCAAAAAAATATCTTAAAGAGGCAAAAGAGCTTGAAGGTTATTCTGATTTTAGCCTTAGGAAGGCCGAATCAATACTCTACGCCGCAGGTGTAAGCTACCTTTGTAAGGGTGAAGTGGATTATCTTGATTACGAATCCCTATGCTCATTAAGAGAATATATTGAAAAGGATTCCCAAGAGTTAAGATTACTCTGGTTGGCTTTATATTCTATTTTAAAGGGGAAGATTGAACCAGAAGCTTCCCATTTGATATGGGAAGAGCCTTTGAGGGTTTTGATAGATTTTTCTGAATTCCCGGTTTTTAAGGACCCAAGAAGTAGGGGGTATTTCTTTGGCATGCTAAAGGAGAGGGGCGCTTATCTTCTATTAGAATTTCTTAGAAAATTCAATTAA
- a CDS encoding sulfite exporter TauE/SafE family protein produces MWVLWGILTGLIAGIVSGFFGVGGATVITPILIYFFKMSQHKAQGTSLAALLLPVGFLAFLQYYKTGNSDLKLGLTIAIGLFLGGLIGGILAQKTDPYYLRKAFAIFLILVGLQLFFKK; encoded by the coding sequence ATGTGGGTTTTGTGGGGAATTTTAACTGGGCTTATCGCAGGAATAGTAAGCGGCTTCTTCGGAGTTGGTGGGGCTACAGTAATTACCCCCATTCTCATTTACTTCTTCAAAATGTCACAACACAAGGCGCAAGGGACGTCCCTTGCAGCCCTTCTTTTACCTGTGGGATTCCTTGCTTTTTTACAATACTATAAAACGGGCAACTCCGATCTTAAACTCGGACTAACAATAGCCATTGGACTTTTCTTAGGTGGATTAATTGGGGGTATACTGGCTCAGAAAACGGACCCTTACTATTTAAGGAAAGCTTTTGCTATATTTCTAATCCTTGTCGGCCTTCAACTCTTTTTTAAAAAATAG
- a CDS encoding phosphatase PAP2 family protein — protein sequence MRIFAELLLAFSLGSIDSSGLKIISEGLHAPVSDFVFQTFTSSGNGEVVMFGSMLYWAFWGDCQKPVMRSYVLGLGATSLLMQTIKYITNRERPDGVTNRSNSSFPSGHATTAFYVASFYSSMYPKYRVPLYLWATGVAISRVYLRRHWPTDVVAGALIGYAGGKIFYKIKDRF from the coding sequence ATGAGGATTTTTGCAGAATTACTCCTTGCTTTTTCACTTGGAAGCATTGATTCTTCAGGGCTAAAGATCATTTCAGAAGGATTGCATGCGCCTGTGTCAGATTTTGTTTTTCAAACATTTACAAGTAGTGGAAATGGTGAGGTTGTGATGTTCGGTTCTATGCTCTACTGGGCTTTCTGGGGAGATTGCCAAAAGCCGGTTATGAGGTCTTATGTGCTTGGTCTTGGCGCAACGTCGTTATTAATGCAGACAATTAAGTACATTACTAATAGGGAGCGTCCCGATGGTGTGACTAATCGGAGTAATTCTTCTTTCCCTTCAGGGCATGCTACCACGGCTTTTTATGTTGCGTCTTTTTATAGTTCAATGTACCCGAAATATAGAGTTCCCTTATATCTTTGGGCAACTGGTGTTGCTATTTCAAGGGTCTATTTGCGAAGGCACTGGCCAACGGATGTCGTTGCCGGTGCCCTTATAGGCTACGCCGGGGGTAAAATTTTTTATAAAATTAAGGATAGATTCTGA
- a CDS encoding DUF167 domain-containing protein, with product MGVKIRVKVQPGAKEYGAKYSEGIYIIKVKKPPIEGQANEDLLGFISEKLGVNRSSVRILSGFRSKLKVIEILENLKEEEIQRRLL from the coding sequence ATGGGAGTGAAAATTAGGGTTAAGGTTCAGCCAGGCGCAAAGGAATACGGTGCGAAATATTCAGAGGGAATTTATATAATAAAAGTAAAGAAACCGCCCATTGAAGGCCAGGCTAACGAAGACTTATTAGGCTTTATTTCAGAGAAGCTTGGAGTAAATAGATCTTCAGTGAGGATCCTTTCAGGATTTCGTAGCAAGTTAAAAGTGATTGAAATTTTGGAAAATTTAAAGGAGGAAGAGATTCAAAGGAGGCTTTTATGA
- a CDS encoding GGDEF domain-containing protein has protein sequence MEEIILKDPLTGLYHHNYFIIKMNEEISRAKRKGEPVSLLFIDMDFFKMINDNFGHQVGDEVLKQFAVNLKSIVRESDLLFRYGGDEFTIILPDVSMDEAIKIAERIKNQLENDGYGPSKNLKISLSVGISQFPIDATTPEELIKKADERSLISKRTGRGKIVFGNEVQEEIKSLSLSELRIIGREREINLISKALSDFSTTGKKFILILKGVKGVGFNKIIRGNLKTR, from the coding sequence ATGGAAGAAATTATTCTTAAAGATCCGCTTACAGGGCTTTACCATCACAACTACTTCATCATTAAAATGAACGAGGAAATCTCCCGTGCAAAGAGGAAAGGCGAACCAGTTAGCCTGCTCTTTATCGATATGGACTTCTTCAAAATGATTAACGATAATTTCGGGCATCAGGTCGGTGATGAGGTACTGAAGCAATTTGCCGTAAATCTTAAGTCGATTGTTAGGGAATCAGATTTACTATTCAGATACGGAGGTGATGAATTTACAATTATTCTTCCTGATGTCTCAATGGACGAAGCCATCAAGATAGCAGAACGAATAAAAAACCAACTGGAAAATGACGGATACGGACCCTCGAAAAACTTAAAGATCTCTCTAAGCGTAGGTATTTCTCAATTCCCCATTGATGCTACCACTCCGGAAGAACTCATAAAAAAAGCGGATGAACGATCCTTAATCAGCAAAAGAACGGGGAGAGGTAAAATAGTTTTCGGAAACGAAGTACAGGAAGAAATTAAAAGCTTATCTTTATCAGAACTTCGAATCATTGGAAGAGAAAGGGAAATAAATCTCATCTCAAAAGCCCTATCTGATTTTTCAACAACGGGGAAAAAATTCATATTAATCCTCAAAGGTGTCAAGGGTGTAGGATTTAACAAGATTATTAGAGGAAACCTTAAAACTCGGTAA